Proteins encoded by one window of Lathyrus oleraceus cultivar Zhongwan6 chromosome 1, CAAS_Psat_ZW6_1.0, whole genome shotgun sequence:
- the LOC127075786 gene encoding protein argonaute 2 isoform X1 — MESGDGYSGRGTQQPNDEVILQPEWRRRTASTGGEQNLTLQPEWRRGRSTATALPSPSHAGDEAQKKDGEQKKEVILQPEWRRSRSTTTTATAYPWNQNQNYGVRKPFGSSSSSSGVQRSRNIDESWRNAPPLDYVVPKLESLQISKDLAASSFSLERKDKALPIRRPDRGGTLSILTSRLCVNHFLLKFNPESIIFHYNVSVKPNFSSKVGQPRKLSNNDLSMIREKLFSDDPERFPLDMTAHDGAKNIFSAVQLPEETVNVVVFDGEDEKTTSYSVTITLLNKLRLHKLMDYLCGHSLSLPRDILQGMDVVVKENPARRTISVGRHFYPTNPPLVMKELRPGIIAVGGFQHSLKPTSQGLSLCVDYSVVPFRKQMSVLDFLHERINGFNLGEFQKFRKYVEEVLIGLKVSVTHRKSKQKYIIAGLTPTVTRHVTFPIDYTKSWKIEKDVNLLSFFNEKYDKDIVHKDIPCLDLGKGNRKNYVPMEFCVLAEGQRYPKERLDGASAKTLEAMALAHPSERQSAIQKMVQSSDGPCGGDIIQNFGMSVNMTMTTILGRVIGPPELKLGDPNGKIVKITVDLDKCHWNLAGRSMVEGKPVERWAILDFTSIGPYNKKLRRKEFVEKLIGKYKKLGIYMQEPIWYEESSMKILASHDLLSELLEKINNICKYNQGQLQFLLCVMANKSPGYKYLKWISETQVGIITQCCLSYSANQGDDKFYTYLALKINAKLGGSNVELNNRLPYFEGDEHVMFIGADVNHPGLRDNRSPSIVAVVATINWPAANRYAARVCPQFNRSEKILNFGEVCVELVGCYWRMNGVRPEKIVVFRDGVSEYQFDMVLNEELLDLKSAFQRLNYFPTITLIVAQKRHQTRFFPDGLKDGSSGGNILPGTVIDTKVIHPFEFDFYLCSYYGSLGTSKPTHYHVLWDEHKFTSDELQKLIYEMCFTFARCTKPVSLVPPVYYADLAAYRGRLYHEARIGMQSKKSRGSSSSKGAFEQRFYRLHADLENIMFFI, encoded by the exons ATGGAATCCGGTGACGGTTACAGCGGACGAGGAACTCAACAACCGAACGACGAGGTGATTCTACAACCAGAATGGAGACGCCGAACTGCCTCAACCGGAGGAGAACAAAACCTTACTCTCCAACCAGAATGGAGGCGAGGTAGGTCAACAGCAACAGCTCTCCCTTCTCCTTCCCATGCCGGCGATGAAGCTCAGAAGAAGGATGGTGAGCAGAAAAAGGAGGTTATCCTTCAACCAGAATGGAGACGATCAAGGTCCACTACTACTACTGCCACTGCATATCCATGGAATCAAAACCAAAATTATGGTGTAAGAAAACCATTTGGTTCGAGTTCGAGTTCTAGTGGTGTTCAAAGAAGTAGAAACATTGATGAATCTTGGCGAAATGCTCCACCGCTAG ATTATGTAGTTCCTAAACTGGAAAGTCTACAAATATCGAAAGATTTAGCTGCATCATCATTTTCACTTGAAAGAAAGGATAAAGCTTTGCCTATTCGGAGACCTGACCGTGGTGGCACATTATCGATTCTTACGAGCAGACTTTGTGTCAATCATTTTCTTTTGAAGTTCAATCCAGAGAGTATAATATTTCATTACAATGTTAGCGTGAAACCTAATTTTTCCTCAAAAGTTGGCCAGCCTCGGAAGTTGTCTAATAATGACCTGTCCATGATTAGAGAGAAATTGTTTTCTGATGATCCCGAGAGGTTCCCCTTGGACATGACTGCGCATGACGGTGCCAAAAATATCTTTAGTGCGGTGCAGTTACCAGAAGAGACTGTTAATGTGGTGGTCTTTGATGGAGAGGATGAAAAGACCACTTCATATAGTGTTACCATAACACTTCTTAATAAACTCAGACTTCACAAGTTAATGGACTATCTTTGTGGGCATTCACTCTCTCTTCCTAGGGATATTTTACAAGGAATGGATGTCGTGGTAAAAGAGAATCCTGCTAGGCGCACAATTTCTGTGGGACGGCACTTCTATCCCACAAATCCTCCTTTAGTAATGAAGGAACTTCGCCCTGGAATAATTGCGGTCGGGGGGTTTCAGCATAGTTTAAAACCTACTTCTCAGGGTCTGTCCTTGTGTGTAGACTACTCGGTGGTGCCTTTCCGAAAGCAAATGTCCGTCTTGGATTTCTTGCATGAGCGTATCAATGGCTTTAACTTGGGTGAATTTCAAAAGTTCAGGAAATACGTTGAGGAGGTGCTTATTGGATTGAAAGTTAGTGTGACTCACCGGAAGTCCAAACAGAAATATATTATTGCCGGATTAACACCTACGGTTACAAGGCATGTCACTTTCCCCATTGACTATACTAAGAGCTGGAAAATTGAAAAGGATGTTAATCTTCTTAGCTTTTTTAATGAGAAATATGACAAGGACATTGTACACAAAGACATTCCTTGTTTAGATTTAGGGAAAGGAAACAGGAAGAACTATGTACCCATGGAATTTTGTGTTTTAGCTGAGGGCCAAAGATATCCCAAAGAGCGTTTGGATGGTGCTTCAGCAAAGACATTGGAAGCAATGGCACTAGCTCACCCGAGCGAGAGGCAGAGTGCTATACAGAAGATGGTGCAATCGAGTGATGGACCTTGCGG CGGTGATATTATTCAAAACTTTGGAATGTCAGTCAATATGACCATGACAACCATTCTAGGACGTGTAATTGGACCCCCGGAATTGAAGTTGGGCGATCCAAATGGCAAGATTGTCAAGATAACAGTCGATCTAGATAAATGTCATTGGAACCTTGCCGGAAGATCAATGGTGGAAGGTAAACCAGTTGAGCGTTGGGCCATTCTTGATTTCACCAGTATCGGGCCGTATAATAAAAAATTAAGACGAAAGGAATTTGTTGAAAAACTTATTGGTAAATACAAAAAGTTAGGTATCTATATGCAGGAGCCCATTTGGTATGAAGAATCTTCAATGAAGATACTTGCGAGTCATGACTTGCTATCTGAATTACTTGAAAAAATCAACAACATTTGTAAATATAACCAAGGTCAACTACAATTTCTTCTCTGCGTGATGGCTAATAAAAGTCCAGGTTACAAATACCTCAAGTGGATTTCTGAGACCCAAGTTGGTATAATCACACAATGTTGTTTGTCTTATAGTGCTAATCAAGGGGATGACAAATTCTATACTTATCTTGCTCTCAAGATTAATGCCAAGCTTGGAGGCAGTAATGTAGAGCTCAATAATAGGCTTCCTTACTTTGAGGGGGACGAACATGTTATGTTTATAGGTGCTGATGTCAATCACCCTGGTTTACGGGACAACAGGAGTCCATCAATTGTTGCTGTGGTTGCAACCATTAATTGGCCAGCTGCTAATCGCTATGCAGCACGTGTTTGCCCACAATTCAATCGAAGTGAGAAAATATTAAACTTTGGGGAGGTTTGTGTTGAGCTTGTTGGTTGTTATTGGAGGATGAATGGAGTCAGGCCAGAAAAAATTGTTGTTTTTCGTGATGGGGTGAGCGAGTACCAGTTTGACATGGTTCTTAATGAAGAGCTACTAGATTTGAAGAGTGCATTCCAAAGATTAAATTATTTCCCAACAATCACTCTTATTGTAGCACAAAAACGACATCAAACTCGATTTTTTCCGGATGGTTTGAAGGATGGGTCTTCCGGTGGCAATATTTTACCAGGAACAGTTATTGACACAAAAGTTATACACCCTTTTGAGTTTGATTTTTACCTCTGTAGTTACTATGGAAGCCTAGGTACAAGCAAGCCTACTCACTACCATGTTTTATGGGATGAGCACAAGTTTACATCTGATGAATTGCAGAAACTTATATATGAGATGTGCTTTACTTTTGCAAGGTGCACTAAACCCGTGTCTTTAGTCCCTCCTGTGTATTATGCTGACCTTGCTGCTTATAGAGGACGATTGTACCACGAAGCAAGGATTGGGATGCAGTCTAAGAAGTCAAGAGGATCTTCATCTTCTAAAGGTGCATTTGAACAAAGATTTTACAGGTTGCATGCTGACCTGGAAAACATAATGTTCTTTATCTAA
- the LOC127075796 gene encoding O-fucosyltransferase 23, producing MEALLKLFGGTLNSITSKCMVLLVTLLIFRVFLFPDFDGIEWRNLVYHSPSTSSFEFGIREFRFLVVPQLVWGLNNQKIAFARACLTARMLNRTLLMPSFSASLFYKEVDLLQPISFDKVFQFEKFNALCSGFVRLGRYSDVLNRTRVLEMTKGSGRKWTLERDLSQLKEYSKGSYDDYEVIEILGKNPFLWHDHWPLKDYAKVFECLVLIDEFRNEAERVVSRIREVGNNESMEPQQDRSSFQPLPYVAVHMRIEIDWIIHCKKLEQRLNTNQICSSKKEIVERVRNIVIGLKKTPIVVYLAVADKLLNDSSILEDWREGILPYEKKKLGVEGIYNKYPYLIQSAIDYEVCLQADIFVGNSFSTFSSLIVLERTHKMIKTSVESECGTDVRWPSYAYNIQGESNGAMRWITNMSESSLQTISYGTDRIYDCKGHI from the exons ATGGAGGCATTGTTGAAGTTATTTGGTGGAACTCTGAATTCAATAACTAGTAAATGCATGGTTTTGCTTGTTACTCTTTTGATTTTTAGAGTGTTTCTTTTCCCTGATTTTGATGGAATTGAATGGAGAAATCTTGTATACCACTCTCCGTCGACGAGTTCTTTCGAATTTGGGATTCGGGAGTTCAGGTTTTTGGTAGTTCCTCAGCTTGTTTGGGGATTAAACAACCAGAAAATCGCATTCGCTAGGGCTTGTCTTACTGCTAGAATGTTGAATAGAACCCTTTTGATGCCTAGCTTTAGTGCATCCCTTTTTTACAAGGAAGTCGATCTGTTGCAGCCGATTTCTTTCGATAAAGTATTCCAATTCGAAAAGTTTAATGCACTTTGCAGTGGTTTTGTTCGGTTAGGTCGGTATTCGGATGTCTTGAATAGAACTCGAGTGCTTGAAATGACGAAAGGGAGTGGAAGGAAGTGGACATTGGAGAGAGATTTGTCACAATTGAAAGAGTATAGTAAAGGCTCTTATGATGACTATGAGGTCATTGAAATTTTAGGTAAAAACCCTTTCTTATGGCATGATCATTGGCCTTTGAAGGACTATGCAAAGGTTTTCGAGTGCTTGGTTTTGATCGATGAGTTTCGTAATGAAGCAGAAAGGGTTGTTTCTAGGATTAGGGAAGTCGGAAACAATGAATCAATGGAACCGCAACAAG ATAGGTCCTCATTTCAGCCTCTTCCATATGTTGCGGTTCACATGAGGATCGAAATTGATTGGATCATTCACTGCAAAAAGTTAGAGCAGAGATTGAACACAAATCAAATATGCAGCAGCAAGAAAGAGATAGTGGAAAGAGTTAGAAACATTGTAATCGGTTTGAAAAAAACTCCGATTGTTGTTTATCTCGCGGTAGCCGATAAACTCCTCAACGATTCTTCCATATTGGAAGACTGGAGAGAAGGCATTCTTCCTTACGAGAAGAAGAAACTCGGCGTTGAGGGAATCTATAACAAATATCCATATCTGATTCAATCTGCGATCGACTATGAAGTTTGTTTACAGGCTGATATCTTTGTTGGAAACAGTTTCTCTACATTTTCAAGTCTTATAGTTCTTGAAAGAACACATAAAATGATCAAAACGAGTGTCGAAAGCGAGTGCGGAACCGATGTAAGATGGCCTTCTTATGCATATAACATACAAGGAGAATCAAATGGTGCAATGAGATGGATTACAAATATGTCTGAATCAAGTCTTCAAACAATAAGCTATGGAACTGATAGAATCTATGATTGCAAGGGTCATATTTAA
- the LOC127075786 gene encoding protein argonaute 2 isoform X2 produces MESGDGYSGRGTQQPNDEVILQPEWRRRTASTGGEQNLTLQPEWRRGRSTATALPSPSHAGDEAQKKDGEQKKEVILQPEWRRSRSTTTTATAYPWNQNQNYGVRKPFGSSSSSSGVQRSRNIDESWRNAPPLVPKLESLQISKDLAASSFSLERKDKALPIRRPDRGGTLSILTSRLCVNHFLLKFNPESIIFHYNVSVKPNFSSKVGQPRKLSNNDLSMIREKLFSDDPERFPLDMTAHDGAKNIFSAVQLPEETVNVVVFDGEDEKTTSYSVTITLLNKLRLHKLMDYLCGHSLSLPRDILQGMDVVVKENPARRTISVGRHFYPTNPPLVMKELRPGIIAVGGFQHSLKPTSQGLSLCVDYSVVPFRKQMSVLDFLHERINGFNLGEFQKFRKYVEEVLIGLKVSVTHRKSKQKYIIAGLTPTVTRHVTFPIDYTKSWKIEKDVNLLSFFNEKYDKDIVHKDIPCLDLGKGNRKNYVPMEFCVLAEGQRYPKERLDGASAKTLEAMALAHPSERQSAIQKMVQSSDGPCGGDIIQNFGMSVNMTMTTILGRVIGPPELKLGDPNGKIVKITVDLDKCHWNLAGRSMVEGKPVERWAILDFTSIGPYNKKLRRKEFVEKLIGKYKKLGIYMQEPIWYEESSMKILASHDLLSELLEKINNICKYNQGQLQFLLCVMANKSPGYKYLKWISETQVGIITQCCLSYSANQGDDKFYTYLALKINAKLGGSNVELNNRLPYFEGDEHVMFIGADVNHPGLRDNRSPSIVAVVATINWPAANRYAARVCPQFNRSEKILNFGEVCVELVGCYWRMNGVRPEKIVVFRDGVSEYQFDMVLNEELLDLKSAFQRLNYFPTITLIVAQKRHQTRFFPDGLKDGSSGGNILPGTVIDTKVIHPFEFDFYLCSYYGSLGTSKPTHYHVLWDEHKFTSDELQKLIYEMCFTFARCTKPVSLVPPVYYADLAAYRGRLYHEARIGMQSKKSRGSSSSKGAFEQRFYRLHADLENIMFFI; encoded by the exons ATGGAATCCGGTGACGGTTACAGCGGACGAGGAACTCAACAACCGAACGACGAGGTGATTCTACAACCAGAATGGAGACGCCGAACTGCCTCAACCGGAGGAGAACAAAACCTTACTCTCCAACCAGAATGGAGGCGAGGTAGGTCAACAGCAACAGCTCTCCCTTCTCCTTCCCATGCCGGCGATGAAGCTCAGAAGAAGGATGGTGAGCAGAAAAAGGAGGTTATCCTTCAACCAGAATGGAGACGATCAAGGTCCACTACTACTACTGCCACTGCATATCCATGGAATCAAAACCAAAATTATGGTGTAAGAAAACCATTTGGTTCGAGTTCGAGTTCTAGTGGTGTTCAAAGAAGTAGAAACATTGATGAATCTTGGCGAAATGCTCCACCGCTAG TTCCTAAACTGGAAAGTCTACAAATATCGAAAGATTTAGCTGCATCATCATTTTCACTTGAAAGAAAGGATAAAGCTTTGCCTATTCGGAGACCTGACCGTGGTGGCACATTATCGATTCTTACGAGCAGACTTTGTGTCAATCATTTTCTTTTGAAGTTCAATCCAGAGAGTATAATATTTCATTACAATGTTAGCGTGAAACCTAATTTTTCCTCAAAAGTTGGCCAGCCTCGGAAGTTGTCTAATAATGACCTGTCCATGATTAGAGAGAAATTGTTTTCTGATGATCCCGAGAGGTTCCCCTTGGACATGACTGCGCATGACGGTGCCAAAAATATCTTTAGTGCGGTGCAGTTACCAGAAGAGACTGTTAATGTGGTGGTCTTTGATGGAGAGGATGAAAAGACCACTTCATATAGTGTTACCATAACACTTCTTAATAAACTCAGACTTCACAAGTTAATGGACTATCTTTGTGGGCATTCACTCTCTCTTCCTAGGGATATTTTACAAGGAATGGATGTCGTGGTAAAAGAGAATCCTGCTAGGCGCACAATTTCTGTGGGACGGCACTTCTATCCCACAAATCCTCCTTTAGTAATGAAGGAACTTCGCCCTGGAATAATTGCGGTCGGGGGGTTTCAGCATAGTTTAAAACCTACTTCTCAGGGTCTGTCCTTGTGTGTAGACTACTCGGTGGTGCCTTTCCGAAAGCAAATGTCCGTCTTGGATTTCTTGCATGAGCGTATCAATGGCTTTAACTTGGGTGAATTTCAAAAGTTCAGGAAATACGTTGAGGAGGTGCTTATTGGATTGAAAGTTAGTGTGACTCACCGGAAGTCCAAACAGAAATATATTATTGCCGGATTAACACCTACGGTTACAAGGCATGTCACTTTCCCCATTGACTATACTAAGAGCTGGAAAATTGAAAAGGATGTTAATCTTCTTAGCTTTTTTAATGAGAAATATGACAAGGACATTGTACACAAAGACATTCCTTGTTTAGATTTAGGGAAAGGAAACAGGAAGAACTATGTACCCATGGAATTTTGTGTTTTAGCTGAGGGCCAAAGATATCCCAAAGAGCGTTTGGATGGTGCTTCAGCAAAGACATTGGAAGCAATGGCACTAGCTCACCCGAGCGAGAGGCAGAGTGCTATACAGAAGATGGTGCAATCGAGTGATGGACCTTGCGG CGGTGATATTATTCAAAACTTTGGAATGTCAGTCAATATGACCATGACAACCATTCTAGGACGTGTAATTGGACCCCCGGAATTGAAGTTGGGCGATCCAAATGGCAAGATTGTCAAGATAACAGTCGATCTAGATAAATGTCATTGGAACCTTGCCGGAAGATCAATGGTGGAAGGTAAACCAGTTGAGCGTTGGGCCATTCTTGATTTCACCAGTATCGGGCCGTATAATAAAAAATTAAGACGAAAGGAATTTGTTGAAAAACTTATTGGTAAATACAAAAAGTTAGGTATCTATATGCAGGAGCCCATTTGGTATGAAGAATCTTCAATGAAGATACTTGCGAGTCATGACTTGCTATCTGAATTACTTGAAAAAATCAACAACATTTGTAAATATAACCAAGGTCAACTACAATTTCTTCTCTGCGTGATGGCTAATAAAAGTCCAGGTTACAAATACCTCAAGTGGATTTCTGAGACCCAAGTTGGTATAATCACACAATGTTGTTTGTCTTATAGTGCTAATCAAGGGGATGACAAATTCTATACTTATCTTGCTCTCAAGATTAATGCCAAGCTTGGAGGCAGTAATGTAGAGCTCAATAATAGGCTTCCTTACTTTGAGGGGGACGAACATGTTATGTTTATAGGTGCTGATGTCAATCACCCTGGTTTACGGGACAACAGGAGTCCATCAATTGTTGCTGTGGTTGCAACCATTAATTGGCCAGCTGCTAATCGCTATGCAGCACGTGTTTGCCCACAATTCAATCGAAGTGAGAAAATATTAAACTTTGGGGAGGTTTGTGTTGAGCTTGTTGGTTGTTATTGGAGGATGAATGGAGTCAGGCCAGAAAAAATTGTTGTTTTTCGTGATGGGGTGAGCGAGTACCAGTTTGACATGGTTCTTAATGAAGAGCTACTAGATTTGAAGAGTGCATTCCAAAGATTAAATTATTTCCCAACAATCACTCTTATTGTAGCACAAAAACGACATCAAACTCGATTTTTTCCGGATGGTTTGAAGGATGGGTCTTCCGGTGGCAATATTTTACCAGGAACAGTTATTGACACAAAAGTTATACACCCTTTTGAGTTTGATTTTTACCTCTGTAGTTACTATGGAAGCCTAGGTACAAGCAAGCCTACTCACTACCATGTTTTATGGGATGAGCACAAGTTTACATCTGATGAATTGCAGAAACTTATATATGAGATGTGCTTTACTTTTGCAAGGTGCACTAAACCCGTGTCTTTAGTCCCTCCTGTGTATTATGCTGACCTTGCTGCTTATAGAGGACGATTGTACCACGAAGCAAGGATTGGGATGCAGTCTAAGAAGTCAAGAGGATCTTCATCTTCTAAAGGTGCATTTGAACAAAGATTTTACAGGTTGCATGCTGACCTGGAAAACATAATGTTCTTTATCTAA